Within the Marinobacter qingdaonensis genome, the region ATTCGGGACCGGATCGCCGGTGCCACCTACACCTCCGAAGACGAGTCCGGCGACGCCCGGAAGTTCACCCAGCAGCTGGCACAGAAGTGCGCCGAAGCCGGGGTGAGTTTTCACTACGGCACCGACATCCTCGGGTTTGAACGGGCGGGCGACCGGATTCTTGGGGTCCATACCCTCAGGGACGGCGTCCACAGTACCCTGCGTGGCGATGCCTACGTGCTCAGCCTGGGCAGTTTCAGTGCCCCGCTGGCACGGTCCATCGGCCTGACCCTGGATATCTATCCGGCCAAGGGCTATTCGATCACGGTGCCGGTGAACAACCCGGACGCCGCCTTCAACGTCAGCCTGACCGACGACGAATACAAGCTGGTGTATTCCCGCCTGGGTGACCGGCTACGGGTCGCCGGCACCGCCGAGCTGAACGGCTATTCCCGGGAACTGAACCAGACCCGCTGCCGCGCCATTGTCCGGCGCACGGCGGAAATCATGCCCGAGGCCGGGCACTGGGATCAGGCCCAGTTCTGGACCGGACTGCGGCCGGCAACCCCCTCCAACGTGCCCTACATCGGCAAGAGCCATTTTGCCAACCTGTACCTCAATACCGGCCACGGCACCCTGGGCTGGACCCACTCCTGCGGCTCAGCGGCCGCGCTCGCGGACATCGTGGATGGCCGTCGGCCCGAGGTGGACTTCAGTTTTTCCGGGCTCTAAACAACCGCCAGCCTTACCCCGCCAGTCCTGAACGTTGCGGGCCATCCCATGATGGCCCGTTCTGACAGTTTGCTGTCATGTTTCGTCAATATCCCGCCGTCACTATCGAACGCTGATACCACTTTGGTCGAATAACTGTCCCGAAACGGGTGGAGCAACAGATGGATAAACGGCGTCGTGCAGTCGTAAAAGGACTGGCTGCTGTGTCACTGACTTCTTTGGCGGGGTGCGGGGGCGGCGGCGAGTCGGCCGGCTCGAACCAGGCAACGGCCGGTGCCATCGGTCCGGGCGAACCACTGCCCAAGGTGGCCTTCCGGCACGGGGTCGCCTCCGGTGACCCCCTGGGCGATCGGGTGGTCCTGTGGACCCGGGTCTCACCAGTGGATGTGCTGGAGCGGAATGCCGGAGTCATCCCGGTCTCGGTGGTGATCGCCACCGATCCGGGACTGACCCAGGTGGTCGGGCGCCAGGTGGTGCCCGCCAGCCGGACGACGGATTTCTGTGTCAAAGTCGATGCCCAGGGCCTGCAGGCCAACCGTTGGTACTACTACCAGTTCGCCGTGGCCGACCAGACCTCCCCGGTCGGCCGCACCCGGACCTTCCCCACCCGTGAGCAGACGGTGGAGCGGGCCAGGTTTGCCGTGGTGTCCTGCTCCAACTACGCCTACGGCCTGTTCTCGGTGTACAAGGCGGTCAGCGCCCAGACCGATCTGGATTTCGTGCTGCACCTGGGCGACTACATCTACGAGTACGGGCCCGGGGAATACGGCGACTTTCCTGGCCGCGATCCGGTTCCTGCCCATGAGATCACCGAGCTGGACCACTACCGCCAGCGCCACGCCCAGTACAAGACCGACCCGAACCTGCAGGCGGTACACCAGCAGTTCCCGATGATCTGCGTCTGGGACGACCACGAGTCCGCCAACGACAGCCACGTCAGTGGTGCGGAAAATCACGATGAAGCCACCGAGGGCGCCTGGCGCGACCGCAAGTCCGAGGCCATCCAGGCCTATTTCGAATGGCTGCCCATCCGCGCGGTGGACGGCGAGCCGGGCCGGATCTGGCGGGACTTCAACTTCGGCGGGCTGATCGACCTGTTCATGCTCGACACCCGCCTGGAAGGCCGTGACGAACAACTGGCGTCCACCGCGGATCCGGCCCGTTTCGACAGCGAACGTCGCCTGATCAGCGATGACCAGATGCAGTGGCTGCAGACCGGCCTCGAGCAATCCCGGGCGACCTGGCGCTTCATCGGCCAGCAGGTGATGTTTGCCGAGCTGAACCTGGCCCGCACCCTGGATCTGGCCGAGGCCGCCGGGGTGGTGGATCTGAACGGTTTCAATGGTCAGCTGCTGGCCCTGAACATGGACCAGTGGGACGGCTATGTGCGCGATCGGGAAAGCATCCTGGCCACCCTGCGCGACCAGGGCATCGACAACACCGTGATCTTCACCGGGGACATTCACACCTCCTGGGCCAACGAGATCCAGTTTGATCCGGGCAATCTCGCGGAGACGCCGCTGGCGGCGGAATTCGTGACGCCGTCGGTGACCTCGCCGGGGTTCCCGGAGGGGCTGGCGGAGCCGGCCGCGGTCGCGGTACGACTGGCCAATCCGCACATGAAGTATGTGGAACTGAAGTCGCCGGGTTTCATCCTGGTGGATGTCACGCCCGAGCGCACCCAGAGCGAGTTCTATTACGTGCGCAGCATCACCAGCGAGGACGACCTGGGCCAGCTTGACGGCACGAAAACCAAGGTGGTGGGTGTTCGCGCCGGGGATGCCCGCATCGTCGAGGACGAGCCGGTGTCGCAGCCCCGCGCGGTGCGCACCGCGCTGTTCCATCCACCGGTCCGCGAACGCATTGGTTGAGGTATTGATGAAAAAGTCGAACAAGTTACCTGAGAACTGGGGGCGCCGGGAGGTGTTGCGCTCTATCCTGTTTACCGCCGGTGCCGCCTCGGTGCCGACCTGGCTGGCCGGGTGTGTGGGCGGCTCCTCATCGTCGGGGCCGGTCGCCGGCGCCACGCCCTCGGCCACGCCGCCCCCGGTTCCGGACACCAAACAACTGGTCGGCCGCTTCGCCAACATCGGCCCGTTGGGGGCGCCGGATGTAAACGGTGTCCGGACCCCGGACGGCTTCTCGACCCGGGTGGTGGCCATCAATGGTGAGTTGCCCCAGCCCGGTGGCATGTCGGTGGCCGGGCCCCAGACCGGGGGCATTGGCAACCGGCCCTGGCACATTTTCCCCGACGGTGCCGGCGTGGTGCCCAGGGCCAACGGTGGCTGGATCTACGTCAGCAACAGCGAGGTGCCCGGGGTGGGCAGTCTGGGGTTTACCTTTCCGGAGCTGGCGGATGTTGCCAGCGCCATCGAGGAATTTACCCCGGGGCTGGCGCAGGTGGGCACCCTGGTGTTTGATCCGGACGGCACCATCGTCGATTCCTACACCATCCTCAGTGGCACCACCTTCAATTGCGCCGGCTGCATCACGCCCTGGCAGACCTGGCTGTCCTGTGAGGAATTTCCCAACGGCCAGGTCTGGGAGTGCGATCCCTACCAGCCGGGCGAAGGCCTAGCCCGGCCAACCCTGGGCTTTTTCTCCCACGAGGCGATCGCCATCGACGCGGGCAATCGCATGCTGTACCTGACCGAGGATATGCCCGACGGCCGGTTCTACCGCTGGCTGCCGGATCCGGCAGACTGGCCGGAAGGGGCCGAACGGGCCGCGCTGCAGGCGGGCCGGTTGCAGGTGCTGTGTGTGGACGGCGACGGCGTCGCAGGGGCGGTGAACGGGCCTCAGCCGATCCGTTGGGTGGACGCCCGCAATCCCCACGAACCCCAGCACCAGAACCGGTTGCCGGAGTCCTCGGAGTTCGATGGCGGCGAGGGCGTCTGGTACTTCCAGGGCATCGTCTATTTCGCCACCAAGGGCGACGACCGGATCTGGGCCATCGACGTGGCGGCCCAGACCATCGAGGTCATCTACGACCGGGCCACGGCGCAGGCGCCCAACGACATACTGTCGGGGGTCGACAACCTGTTCGTGACCGCCCAGGGCGATGTCCTGGTGGCGGAAGACGGCGGTGACATGCAGGTGGTGGTGATCCTGCCGGACCGGACCCTGAAACCGCTGTTGCAGGTGACCGGGCAGGATGCCTCGGAGATTGCCGGTATTGCCTTCTCCCCGGATGGCCGGCGCATGTACTTCAGCTCCGACCGGGGTGGCCGCAATGGCCTCGGTGGGTTCACCAATGGCCTGGGCATGATCTACGAACTGATGTTGCCGGAAGGCCTGTAGGCCGACGGCTGGCAGGGCAGAGGCAGCTAGGGGGAGAGAGCAGCTAGGGGAACGACGGGCGCAACCACTCTGACGAGGGTTGCGCCCGTTTGCTCACGGGTTACTTCAATTGATCCCGGATCAGCTTCTTGTTGATCTTGCCAACGCTGGTCTTGGGAATATCCTCCACGAAATCCATCTGCTCGGGGATCGCCCACTTGTTGATTTCGCCCGAGTCCACGAACTGCTTCAAGTGTTGCTGGATGTCCTCGATGGTGGCGGTCTCGCCCGGCTTCAGGGTCACCAGCGCGTGCGGGCGTTCGCCCCACTTGTCGTCCGGCACCCCGACGACCGCGGTGGCGGCCACGGCCGGGTGCTGGCTGATCAGGTTTTCCAGATCCAGTGACGACAGCCACTCGCCGCCGGTTTTGATCACGTCCTTGATGCGGTCCTTGATCACCAGGGTGTTGTCCGGCTCCATCGAGGCGACGTCGCCGGTGTGCAGCCAGCCGCCCTGCCACAGCTCTTCACCCTTGGCGTTTTCCTTGAAGTAGCTCTGGGTCAGCCAGGGCGCCCGGGCCACCACTTCGCCCTTGGCCTCGCCGTCGTGGGGCACGGGCTTGCCGTCCGGATCAACGATCTCCAGCTGCACCATGGGCACGGCAATGCCGGTCTTGGTGCGCTTGGCGGTCTGCTGCTCCAGGGGCAACTCCAGGTCTTCCGGCTTCAGATGGGTGGCGCTGAGCAGCGGGCAGGTCTCGGACATGCCGTAGCCGGTGTACATGCGGATGCCGTACTTGGCACCGGCGTCGCACAGGCTCTTGGTCAGGGCGCTGCCGCCGATGAGCACGTGCCAGTTGCTGAGGTCGGCGGACTTGATGGACTCGGTGCCCATCATCATCTGCATCACCGTGGGCACACAGTGGGAGAAGCTGACCTTGTGTTCCTTGAGCAGGTCCACTAGCAGCTCGGGCTCATAGCGGCCGGGGTATACCTGCTTGATGCCCATCAGGGTGGCGGCGTAGGGCACGCCCCACGCGTGTACGTGGAACATAGGGGTGACCGGCATGTACACGGAGCTGGACCGCAGCAGCGGCATCTCGTCGTAGGCGGACAGGGAGCCGACCATGCCCAGGGTGTGCAGCACCAGCTGACGGTGGCTGAAGAACACACCCTTGGGGTTACCGGTGGTGCCGGTGGTGTAGAAGGTGGTCGCCACGCTGTTCTCGTCAAAGTCCGGGAAATCGAACTCGGTGCCGGCCTGCGCCAACAGGGCCTCGTATTCGCCGGCGCTGGGCAGGGCGGTGGCCTTGGCCGAGCCCTCGTCGGTGAGCTGGATGTAGGTTTTGACCGTCTTGATGTCGTCTTTGACCGACTCGAGCACGGGCAGGAAGTCATCGTGTACCAGCACCACGTCGTCTTCGGCGTGGTTCATGGTGTAGACGATCTGATCCGGCGACAGGCGCACATTCACCGTGTGCAGGATGGCGCCGATCATCGGGATGGCGAAGAAGCACTCCAGGTAGCGCGGGGTGTCCCAGTCCATCACCGCGACGGTGTCCCCGGCTTTGACCCCGGCGTCGGTCAGGGCGTTGGCCAGGCGGTGGATCCGCTCTACCAGATCGGTGTAGGTGTACTTGCTGCGATTGGCGTAAACGATCTCCTGATCCGGGTTGTAGCGTGGACCGGAGAGCAGCAGCTGCTTGATCAACAGCGGGTACTGATAGGCGTTGTCCGCTGGCGGGAGAATCCGGGTTTGTGCCATCACAAGTTTCCTCTTTCTCAGTTGTTGGTGTTGTCACGAGAAACAGGGTTCAATCTGACACAGATCACAAAAAACAGGAACCTCAGACACAAAAAAACCGCAGAAGGACCGGTGCGTTAGACGCGAATCCAGTGCCTTCTGCGGTTGGGTCGAGGGCCGCTTACTCGTAGGTGCAGAGGTACGCGGTGTCGATGTCGGTCTTGGCCTTGAAGCTGGCCTGGCCGGCCACGTCGAAGCTCTCGCCGGCGCCGTAGGTCATCCACTCGTCCACGCCCGGCAGCAGCACGGTCAGGGCGCCGCTGATCACGGTCATGGTTTCCTTCTTGCTGGTGCCGAACTCGTACTCGCCCGGGCTGATGACACCCACGGTCGCCGGCAGCGTCGAGGTCTGGAAGGCAATGGACTTGGCCTTGCCGTCAAAATATTCGTTTACTTTGAGCATGTGCTGGCTCCTCGAAAATGGATGGGGCGCCTACTATACGGCAAATTGCTGCCAGTCCAATGACAAATTTGTGTCGGCATGAAGGTCCGGCCCAGAGCCCCGGCATCACTGGTCCCAGGGCTTGCCCTGGGTGCTGCTCATGAACGGTACGCCAATGTGCATGGCGGCCTTGGCCAGGATGTTGGCGCTGACCGGCGCGGTCATGAACAGGAATACGGTGACCAGGATTTCTGAAATCCCGAGACTCTCGCCCCGGCTGGTGAAGAAAATCACCGAACTGAGCATGATGGCGCCGACCCCCACCGTGGTGGCCTTGGTTGGACCGTGCAGGCGGGTGTAGAAATCCGGCAGCCGGGCCAGACCGATGGCGCCAATCAGGGAAAAGGCACCGCCAATCAGCAGCAGGAAGCAGATAGCGTATTCGGCAAACTGGCTCATCTCAGCAGCCCTCCTGTGTTCGTGAACGGAATCGGCGGGTGGTCATTCGATGACACTGCCCCGCTTCAGGTATTTGGCCATGGCTACGGTGCCGACAAAGCCCATGACCGCGATCAGCAGCGCCGCTTCCAGGTACATGCGGGTGCCCAGGGTAATGCCCAGCAGGATGATCAGGGCAATGGCGTTGATGTACAGAGTGTCCAGCGCCAGCACCCGGTCGGGCGCGTCCGGCCCCTTGATCAGGCGGTAGACGTTTAGCAGGGCGGCCAGGGTGACCATGCCGATGGTCAGGTAGAGCGCGATGGTAATCATGTGAACATCTCCAACAGCGGCTTTTCGTACCGGGTGCGGATGGTGTTGATGACTTCTTCGCCGTCTTCGGCGTCCAGCGCGTGCACCAGCAGCAGGGTGTTGTCGTCGCTGACGTCCACGCTGACGGTGCCCGGCGTCAGGGAAATGGTGCTGGCCAGAATGCTGATCGCCAGCGGGTGTTCCAGCTCCAGCGGGTAGCAGACAAAAGCCGGCCGGGGCGGGCGCGGGCTGAGGATCAGCCGTGCGACCTGGAAACTGGCCACCACGATGTCCCAGAGCACCCGCAGGATGTAGGCGGGCATGCGCCAGGCGTTCATGAACGACGGTCGCTCCGGCCAGAAGCCCTGGGTCATCTGGGGAATGGCCCAGGCCAGCAGCAGGCCCATGACCAGGCTGGCGCCGGAGACGCCGTCGTTCAGCAGTTGCCAGGTGGTGAACAGCACCACACTGAGCCAGGGTTGGGGAAAGCTGAGTCGATCAAACATTAGCCGTCCTCCCCGACCATGGGTGTGTTCAGGATGTTGAGATAGCCGTCCGGGTTCTGCAGCTGGGCGGCGGTGGCGTCGGTGTATTCGCTGATCGGGCCGGCCAGCACTACCATCACCACGCTGAGGGCAATCAGTGCCCCGGCGGCGGTGGAAACATTGCCACCGAGCGGCTTGGGCTCCTCGATGTGGCCATCGACCGTGCGCCAGAACACGATGCTGCCGGCGCGGCTGTAGGCAATCAGGGTGAAGAAGCCGCCAATCAGGATCACCGACCAGAGCCAGGCCATCTGGGGACCTGCCATGGCCGACTGCAGGATCAGCAACTTGGCGAAAAAGCCGCTCAGGGGCGGCAGCCCGGCCGCGGCTACGGCGCCCAGCAGGAACAGCACGCTCAGGAAGGTGCGGTTACGCATGCGCGGCGCAGTCACGATCTTGTCCTTGGCGCTGCCGCGCTGCTGGGCCACCATGTCGGCCACCAGGAACAGGCCGCCCACGGTCCAGGTGCTGCTGAGCAGGTAGAACAGCGCGGCGGAGATACCCGCGGTCGACCCCAGCGCGATGGGCGCCAGCAGAGTGCCGACCGAGATAATCACCTGCCAGGCCACCAGGGTTTTCAGATTGTCCGCGCCCAGGGCGCCGATCACGCCCATGGTCAGGGTGATCAGGGCCAGCGGGAACAGCCAGTCCATGCCCAGATTGGCCAGGGTGCCGGCGTCGTTGCCGAAGATCAGCATGAACACCCGCAGGATGGCGTAGACCCCAACCTTGGTCATGACCGCAAACAGCGCGGCCACCGGTGCCGTGGCCCGAGCGTAGGCCTTGGGCAGCCAGAAGCACAGGGGAATCAGCGCCGCCTTGAGGGCAAACACCACCAGCAGCATCATGCCGCCGGCCTTGACGATGCTCAGGTTCTCGCCGGTCACGGTCGGGATTTTCTGGGCCAGATCGGCCATGTTCAGGGTGCCGGTCACGCTGTAAATCATCCCGACGGCAATCAGGAACACCGCCGAGCCGACCAGGTTCAGCACCACGTAATGCAGGCCCGGAACGGTGCGCGCGCGGCCGCCGCCGTGCATCAGCAGGCCGTACGAGGCAATCAGCAGGACCTCGAACGCGACGAACAGGTTGAACAGGTCGCCGGTCAGGAAGGCGATGTTCAGGCCCAGCAACTGGAACAGGAACAGGCTGTGGAACTGGCGGTTGCCCTCGTCGGTGCCGCCGATGGCGAAGAGGTGGCAAAACAGCGCCAGCACCGCGGTCAGCACCAGCATGAGCGCGGCCAGCCGGTCCAGGACGAGGACAATGCCGAACGGCGGTTGCCAGTTACCGAAGGCGTACAGGCGATAGGCGTCGTCGCTGGCCAGAACCAGCAGGACAATGGTGGACACCAGGGTCAGGACCGTGGTGGCAATGGCCAGGGTCCGGCGCAAGCTGATCGGGGCATAGCCCATAAAGACCTGGAGGATGCCGCCCAGCAGCGGGATCAGGATCGGTGCGGTAAGCCAGTGGTTCATCGACCGGTTTCCTCCTTGCGATGATCCAGGTGGGCGGTCCGGTCACCCTGGTGACCGTCGACGTGGTCGTCGTCATGGTCGGCCAGGCTGCGCAGGGCGAGCACCACCACGAACGCGGTCATGGCAAAGCCGATCACGATGGCGGTCAGTACCAGAGCCTGGGGCAGCGGGTCGGTGTAGCTGTCCGCGCCGCTGATGATGGGCTGGGCGCCGGTGGCCAGCCGTCCGCTGGAGAACAGGAACAGGTTGACCCCGTAGGAAATCAGCGTTAGCCCGACCACCACCGGGAAGGTTCGCGCCCGCAGCAGCAGGTACACGCCGGAGGCGGTCAGGGCACCAATGACCAGAGCAAAGACAAGCTCCATTAGTTACCCTCCTTTGGGCTCTTGATGGCGGAGTGGGGAGACAGACGGCCAATGCTGACCAGGGCCAGGAGGGTGGCGCCAATCACGGTCAGGTACACGCCAAGGTCAAAGACCAGGGCCGAGGCCACCTCGAACTTGCCCACGATCGGCCAGGTGATGTAGCCGAAGGTGGAGGTCAGGAACGGGTAGCTGAAGGCCAGGCTGCCGGCGCCGGCAATCACCGCGAACAGCAGGCCGACCCCGAGCACGTTGTGGTACTTGAAGGGCACCCGGTCCTGGGTCCAGATCATGCCGCTGGCCACGTACTGGAGAATCAGCGCGACGGAGGTGATCAGGCCGGCAATGAAGCCGCCACCGGGCAGATTGTGGCCGCGCAGGAAGATGAACACCGACACCATCAGCGCTAGCGGCAGCATCGGCCGGGCAATCAGGCGCAGCATCAGCGGATGGGCATCCCGGGTCCACTCGTGACCCTGGCCATCGCTGGGCGGCGGGGTCAGGGCGGTGTTCTTGAGCATGGCGTAGATACCCAGGGCGGCAATGGCCAGGACGGTGATCTCACCCAGGGTATCGAAGCCCCGGAAGTCCACCAGAATGACGTTGACCACGTTGGTGCCACCACCACCCGGTTTGCTGTTGTCCAGGAAGAAGTCGGAAATCGAGCTGAAGGGCTGGGTCAGCATGGCCAGGGTCACCAGGGTCATGCCCACACCGGCCACCAGGGCGATGACGATGTCCCGGATGCGCCGCGGTGTCGGTGTCTCCACCGGGGTCCAGGACGGCATGTAGTAGAGCGCCAGCATCAGCAGCACGATGGTCACCACCTCCACCGACAGCTGGGTCATGGCCAGGTCGGGCGCCGAGAACCGGGCAAAGGCCAGGGCCACCAGCAGGCCGACCACGCTCAGCAGCACCAGGGCGGTGAACCGGTCTCGATGGAAGAACGCGGTCAGGCCGGCGCACAGCACCAGCACGCCAGCGCCCACCGCGGTGGCCGAATCCACCGGTGACAGGCCGATGTCACCGACAAACACCCCGAGATTCATCAGCGGGGCTGCGGCCACCGCCACCACGCTCAGTACCAGTAGCAGGCCGTAGCGTTGCAGGGAGCCGTTCTCAATCAGGCCGGTCAGACGATGGGCGACGGTTTCCACCTTCAGCACGATGGCTTCGAAGACCGCCTTTTCATCGATTTCCTTGAAGCGGGCGTGGAAATCGAAGAAGCGCTGGCGCTGGCTGTACATCAGCAGACCGCCGAAGAAGGCCAGGACACTCATCAGAAGGGGCAGGTTGAAGCCGTGGGCGATGGTCAGGTGGTACTCCGGAACCGCGCCGCCCAGGGTGGCCGAGGCCGCGGCGTACAGGATCGGCCCGACCGACACCGCCGGGAAGACACCGACCATGATGCAGGCAAACACCAGGATTTCGACCGGGATCTTCATGTACCGCGGCGGTTCGTGGGGCGGATAGACCGGCAGGTCCACCGGCTTGCCGTTGAAGAACACATCGTGAATAAAGCGGGCCGAGTAGGCCACGGCGAAGATGCCGGCCAGGGTCGCGACCAGCGGCGGCATCCAGGCCAGCAGCCCCGGCAGATTCAACTGCAGAGCTTCGGCAAAGAACATTTCCTTACTCAGGAAGCCGTTCAGCAGCGGCACCCCCGCCATGGAGGCGGCGGCCACCATGGCTAGTGTGGCGGTGTGGGGCATGTAGCGCCAGAGCCCGTTGATCCGACGCATGTCCCGGGTGCCGGTCTCGTGGTCGATGATCCCGGCGGCCATGAACAGCGAGGCCTTGAAGGTGGCGTGGTTGATGACGTGGAACACCGCGGCCACGGCCGCCAGTTCCGTACCCATGCCAAACAGCAGGGTAATCAGGCCCAGGTGACTGACCGTGGAGTGCGCCAGCAGGCCCTTGAGGTCGTGCTTGAACATGGCCACGTAAGCGCCCAGCAACAGCGTGGCCATGCCGGTGAAACTGACCATGTAGAACCACTGCTCGGTACCGGCCAGAGCCGGGTACAGACGGGCCATCAGGAACACGCCGGCCTTGACCATGGTGGCCGAGTGCAGGTACGCCGACACCGGGGTCGGGGCCTGCATGGCGTGGGGCAGCCAGAAGTGGAACGGGAACTGGGCCGATTTGGTGAACGCGCCCAGCAGGATCAGGGTCAGCGCCACCGGGTACATGGCGTGGGCCTTGATCAGGTCGCCGGCGGCCAGGACGTCGTCGAGCTCATAGCTACCGACGATGTTGCCGAGGATCAGGATGCCGGCCAACAGGGCCAGGCCACCACCGCCGGTCACCGCCAGCGCCATCCGGGCCCCCCGGCGGGCGTCCTGCTTGTAGGTCCAGAAACTGATCAGCAGGAACGAGGTCAGACTGGTCAGCTCCCAGAAAATCATCATCAGAAGCAGGTTGCTGGACAGCACGATGCCGAGCATGGAGCCCTTGAAGCAGAGCAACAGGGCGTAGAATTTGCCGACATTCTCCTTCGCCTTCAGGTAATAGCGGGCGTACAGGATGATCAGCAGGCCGATGATCAGGATCAGCAGGGCAAACAGCAGGGACAGGCCGTCCAGGCGGAAGCTGAACGACAGGCCGAGGGCCGGCAGCCATTCGAAGCTGTGCAGGACCACGCCGCCGCTGGCGAGGGTCTCCCAATGGGGGAACAGCGCCGCCAGGGCGATCAGCGCCGGCACGGACGACGCGATGGCAATCGCCGTGCGTCCGCCCTGGGCGAACAGCGGCGCGGCTATGGCACCCAAAAACGGCAGTAGTACAACCAGCGGTAGCGACATCGCAACCTCGTAAACGGTTTTTCTTCTAAATGAATGGAGACGGGAGTTCGCCTGAGTCTAGTCTTCGCGCAGGGGTTCTGCCCGGACACAGCAACGGTGCGTCCGGCGCCGTGGGCGAAGAGAATCAGAGAGTCGCGGGCGGATCGGGGAAGTAGGGCAAACGGCCCCGGTGCCGCGCTATATCGGCGGTCACAGGTGGACGCTTGGCATGTATGCAGCCGAAAGACCTTGCGGTCATGGTTGCTCCGTCAGTCAAACTTGAAAGCCGATGATACGTGGCCCGTCCCGTAGGTCAAGTCACCACCGTGTGGTTCGCGTGTATACTCGGTACAAAAATTTCAACGAGGCCAGCCTGATGAGTACCCGCTACCCACATTTACTCCAACCGCTTGATCTTGGATTCACCGAACTGAAAAACCGGGTGTTGATGGGATCCATGCACACCGGCCTCGAAGACCGGTTCTGGAACATCCATAAGTTTGCCCGCTATTTTGCCGAGCGGGCCGAGGGTGGTGTGGGCCTGATGGTGACCGGGGGCTACTCGCCGAATCTGGCGGGTCAGTTGGCGCCGTTGGCGTCGACCATGAACAACCGGGCCACCGCCCTTCTGCACCGGCACGTCACCGGCGCCGTGCACGAGGCCGGCGGCAAGATCTGTCTGCAGCTGCTGCACGCCGGTCGCTACGGCTACCAGCCGCTGATTGTCTCCGCCTCCGCCACCAAGGCGCCGATCAGCCCGTTCAAGGCCCGGGCCCTGTCCGGTCGGGGCGTGGAGAAACAGATCGACGACTTTGTCAGCGCCGCCAAACTGGCCCAGTTTGCCGGTTACGACGGTATTGAGGTGATGGGCTCCGAGGGCTACTTCATCAACCAGTTCCTGTGCGAGCGCACCAACAAACGCACCGACAAATGGGGTGGGCCTTACGAGAACCGCATGCGTCTGCCGGTGGAAATCGTCCGGCGCATCCGTGAAGCCGTCGGACCCGAGTTCATCATCATCTACCGGCTGTCGATGCTGGACCTGGTCGAGGGTGGCCAGACCTGGGACCAGATCGTGACCCTGGGCAAGGCCGTCGAGGCCGCCGGTGCCACCATCATCAACACCGGCATCGGCTGGCACGAGGCCCGGGTGCCGACCATCGTGACCTCGGTGCCCCGGGGCGGGTTTGCCGACGTCACCGCCAAGTTCTATGGCGAGGTGGAGATCCCGGTGTGCACCACCAACCGCATCAACACCCCGGAAAAGGGCGAGGAGATCCTGGCGGCCGGCAAGGCCGACATGGTGTCCATGGCCCGGCCGCTGCTGGCTGACAGCGAATTCGTGCGCAAGGCCGAGCAGGACCGGGCCGACGAGATCAACACCTGCATCGCCTGCAACCAGGCCTGCCTGGACCACGTGTTCCAGGCCAAGCGCGCGTCCTGTCTGGTCAACCCCCGGGCCTGCCGGGAAACCGAGCTGGTGCTGACCGTGGCGCCGGTGGCGCGCCGGGTGGCGGTGGTGGGTGCCGGCCCGGCGGGCCTGGCGGCGGCAACCACGGCGGCCAAGCGCGGCCATCGGGTGACCCTGTTCGAGGCCGACGGCCAGATTGGCGGCCAGTTCAACTACGCCAAACGCATCCCCGGCAAGGAAGAGTTCTACGAGACCCTGCGCTATTACCGGCGCCAGATCGAGCTGCTGGGCATCGACCTGCAGCTGAACACC harbors:
- a CDS encoding NADPH-dependent 2,4-dienoyl-CoA reductase is translated as MSTRYPHLLQPLDLGFTELKNRVLMGSMHTGLEDRFWNIHKFARYFAERAEGGVGLMVTGGYSPNLAGQLAPLASTMNNRATALLHRHVTGAVHEAGGKICLQLLHAGRYGYQPLIVSASATKAPISPFKARALSGRGVEKQIDDFVSAAKLAQFAGYDGIEVMGSEGYFINQFLCERTNKRTDKWGGPYENRMRLPVEIVRRIREAVGPEFIIIYRLSMLDLVEGGQTWDQIVTLGKAVEAAGATIINTGIGWHEARVPTIVTSVPRGGFADVTAKFYGEVEIPVCTTNRINTPEKGEEILAAGKADMVSMARPLLADSEFVRKAEQDRADEINTCIACNQACLDHVFQAKRASCLVNPRACRETELVLTVAPVARRVAVVGAGPAGLAAATTAAKRGHRVTLFEADGQIGGQFNYAKRIPGKEEFYETLRYYRRQIELLGIDLQLNTRADREQLANGGFDDVIIATGVKPRTPAIDGIDHPKVLGYLDVLRHNKPVGKNVAVIGAGGIGFDVSEFLTHDFSHQPEGEQISVSSWQAEWGVNPDFEGPGGLAERQPTASPRKIYLMQRKPGKVGAGLGKTSGWVHRTSLKHRDVEMLRGCRYDRIDDQGLHISLTDKDGKVQGTRVLAVDNVVICAGQEPFRALFDEMAASGVKAHLIGGADVAEELDAKRAIRQGTEVAAQI